From a single Pseudoalteromonas nigrifaciens genomic region:
- a CDS encoding Na+/H+ antiporter subunit C has protein sequence MELLYASCVGVLISCGVFLLLRARTFPVVLGLTMISYAVNLFLFSSGRLTTNKAVVLGTGADYADPLPQALVLTAIVIGFAMTAFVVILAIRGRADLGNDHVDGHLVKSKYKVKK, from the coding sequence ATGGAGTTATTATACGCGTCGTGCGTGGGTGTATTAATTAGTTGCGGTGTGTTTTTACTGCTAAGAGCACGTACTTTTCCGGTTGTGCTTGGTCTAACTATGATTTCTTACGCAGTTAACTTGTTTTTATTTTCATCGGGTCGACTAACCACAAATAAAGCTGTTGTATTAGGTACAGGTGCAGATTACGCCGATCCACTGCCGCAAGCTTTAGTGTTAACAGCCATTGTAATTGGTTTTGCAATGACCGCCTTTGTGGTTATATTAGCAATACGTGGCCGTGCAGATTTAGGTAATGACCATGTTGATGGTCACCTTGTTAAAAGTAAGTACAAGGTGAAAAAATGA
- a CDS encoding monovalent cation/H+ antiporter subunit D, which translates to MIQHLTSLPVLLPMLAAIILLLPPCGKNLFARRLASGVMAIITFVVSVLLLITVHNEGINVYAIGNWSAPFGIVLVADMLSSLLVTLTSFLGVMVVLYGCAGDDEHGSFFHPLIHFLILGVNGAFLTGDLFNVFVFFEVLLIASYALLMHGGGKQKTKAALHYVILNLVGSSAFLIGLGILYGVLGTLNIADMAQKISLLTGDDVYLAKAGGLLLLVVFALKSALLPLHLWLPNTYSSAAPVVAALFAIMTKVGVYAMLRVYTVMFGEQAGELEHMAQTWLWGLAIATIVVGAIGVLAAQDLRKITANLVLVSVGTLVALVSLQNINATAALLYYLVHSTLVCAALFLLADIISIQRGKVGDRLVAGRVVKQPFLLGTLFIIAALTVIGMPPFSGFVGKIWILKTTLNSENALVFWPAYLITSLVLIIALARAGTSLFWEGKYTGSEPNDAPNAHPLQVIAIVGLLICSVMLVVFGGAISEYTIKAATQLHDISGGINAVLKGGV; encoded by the coding sequence ATGATTCAGCATTTAACATCGCTTCCTGTATTGCTGCCTATGCTAGCAGCTATTATTTTACTATTACCACCGTGTGGTAAAAACTTATTTGCCCGTCGTTTGGCTTCAGGCGTAATGGCCATTATTACATTTGTAGTGAGTGTTTTATTACTGATAACCGTACACAACGAAGGTATTAACGTATACGCAATAGGTAACTGGTCAGCACCATTTGGTATTGTACTTGTTGCAGATATGCTCTCTAGCTTGTTGGTAACACTTACTTCATTTTTAGGCGTAATGGTTGTGCTGTACGGATGTGCAGGCGATGATGAACACGGCAGTTTTTTTCATCCACTAATTCACTTTTTAATTTTAGGTGTAAATGGTGCATTTTTAACTGGCGATTTATTTAACGTATTTGTATTTTTTGAAGTGCTGCTTATTGCCTCTTATGCCTTGCTTATGCACGGTGGTGGCAAGCAAAAAACTAAAGCTGCATTGCACTATGTTATTTTAAACTTAGTAGGTTCGAGTGCGTTTTTAATTGGTTTAGGTATTTTATACGGTGTACTAGGCACGCTAAATATTGCCGATATGGCGCAAAAAATATCTTTACTTACTGGCGACGATGTTTATTTAGCTAAAGCCGGTGGACTATTGTTATTAGTAGTATTTGCTTTAAAAAGTGCGTTGTTGCCACTACATTTATGGTTACCAAATACCTATTCAAGTGCCGCCCCAGTTGTTGCTGCGCTATTTGCGATTATGACCAAAGTTGGTGTGTACGCCATGCTACGCGTTTATACCGTTATGTTTGGTGAGCAAGCTGGCGAACTTGAACACATGGCGCAAACTTGGTTATGGGGCTTAGCAATTGCAACGATAGTTGTAGGGGCCATAGGGGTATTAGCCGCTCAGGATTTACGTAAGATCACTGCCAATTTAGTACTGGTGTCGGTGGGTACTTTGGTGGCTTTAGTGTCGTTACAAAACATAAACGCTACGGCGGCCTTGCTATATTATTTAGTACACTCAACTTTGGTATGTGCTGCTTTATTTTTACTCGCCGATATAATTTCTATTCAACGCGGTAAAGTTGGCGACAGATTGGTAGCAGGTAGAGTGGTAAAACAGCCGTTTTTATTAGGTACGTTATTTATTATTGCAGCATTAACTGTAATAGGCATGCCGCCATTTTCAGGCTTTGTAGGCAAAATTTGGATTTTAAAAACAACACTCAATAGTGAAAATGCACTTGTATTTTGGCCTGCTTACTTAATTACCAGTTTAGTGTTAATTATTGCACTAGCACGCGCCGGAACTAGTTTGTTTTGGGAAGGTAAGTACACAGGTAGTGAGCCAAATGACGCACCAAACGCGCATCCATTGCAAGTAATTGCTATTGTGGGGTTACTTATTTGCTCAGTAATGCTAGTTGTTTTTGGTGGTGCTATTAGTGAGTACACCATAAAGGCCGCAACCCAATTACACGACATAAGTGGTGGTATTAATGCCGTGCTTAAAGGAGGTGTTTAA
- a CDS encoding Na+/H+ antiporter subunit E — MRLKARFRLLPTPFRSVFLFIVWLLLNNSVSAGHLVLAAIFAIVIPLFTISFRDPQPLILRPGLAFKQVFIVLYDIIVANLQVAVLILGPSKNMRPAFVKVPVDLTHEMPITILASCVSLTPGTVSAEVYPILESLNKGEQPKQRYLLIHVLDLKDEQALIKQIKERYEAPLKEIFQC; from the coding sequence ATGCGACTAAAAGCACGTTTTAGATTGTTACCTACGCCATTTCGTAGTGTATTTTTATTTATAGTATGGCTGTTATTAAATAATAGTGTGTCTGCAGGGCACTTGGTATTAGCGGCTATATTTGCGATTGTTATTCCGTTATTTACTATATCGTTTCGCGATCCTCAGCCATTAATTTTAAGGCCCGGATTAGCCTTTAAACAAGTTTTTATTGTACTGTACGATATAATAGTGGCCAACTTACAAGTGGCTGTATTAATACTTGGGCCAAGTAAAAACATGCGCCCAGCATTTGTTAAAGTACCCGTAGATTTAACCCATGAAATGCCGATTACTATTTTGGCAAGCTGCGTGTCACTCACACCTGGCACTGTGAGCGCTGAGGTATATCCTATTTTAGAATCACTTAATAAAGGTGAGCAACCAAAACAGCGTTATTTGCTTATTCATGTACTTGATCTTAAAGACGAGCAAGCACTTATTAAACAAATAAAAGAGCGTTATGAGGCTCCCTTAAAGGAGATATTTCAATGTTAG
- a CDS encoding K+/H+ antiporter subunit F gives MLETVLLIVFSMIGLALLLNLWRLVIGPSVPDRILALDTMYINVIALIILYSISMSTGLYFEAALLIAMLGFISTVALCKYLLRGDIIE, from the coding sequence ATGTTAGAAACCGTATTATTAATTGTATTTAGCATGATTGGATTAGCGCTACTATTAAATTTATGGCGTTTGGTAATTGGTCCATCGGTTCCCGATCGTATTTTAGCGCTCGATACTATGTATATAAACGTGATTGCGCTGATTATTTTATACAGTATAAGTATGAGCACGGGGTTGTACTTTGAAGCGGCTTTATTAATTGCAATGCTTGGCTTTATAAGCACAGTAGCATTATGTAAGTATTTACTTCGCGGCGATATAATCGAATAA
- a CDS encoding Na+/H+ antiporter subunit G, with amino-acid sequence MISEWIVSILLLLGGVFILIGSIGLVKLPDFFMRLHGPTKATTLGMANILTAAMVYFANTEHGVSVKEVLITIFLLITAPISGYMLIKAAIHHKLKPKDGTKGLDNIED; translated from the coding sequence ATGATCAGTGAATGGATAGTATCAATATTATTATTACTAGGTGGCGTGTTTATTTTAATTGGCTCAATAGGCTTAGTTAAACTGCCTGATTTTTTTATGCGCTTACATGGCCCAACTAAAGCAACTACCCTAGGTATGGCGAACATTTTAACTGCCGCTATGGTGTACTTTGCAAATACCGAACATGGCGTGAGTGTTAAAGAAGTACTTATTACTATATTTTTATTAATTACCGCACCGATTAGTGGGTATATGTTAATTAAAGCAGCCATTCATCATAAGCTCAAACCAAAAGATGGCACCAAAGGGCTTGATAATATTGAAGATTAA
- a CDS encoding MerR family transcriptional regulator, translating into MYVKQLANKMSVTPDTIRHYTRMQLLKPVRSVSNGYQEYTKTDQQRLKFIINARQLGFSVKDIQHIITESEQGNCPCPLTRKLIVKRLAETEALFQETLKLRTRMQAAVKQWQSSPDGATSADICSLIESFVDPISTEKNNPEA; encoded by the coding sequence ATGTACGTTAAACAACTTGCCAATAAAATGAGCGTTACACCCGACACTATTCGCCATTACACGCGAATGCAGTTGCTCAAACCAGTCCGTAGTGTAAGTAACGGTTATCAAGAATATACAAAAACTGATCAACAGCGTTTAAAGTTTATAATCAATGCTCGTCAGTTGGGCTTTTCTGTTAAAGATATTCAGCACATTATTACTGAGTCGGAGCAAGGAAACTGCCCATGCCCATTAACACGAAAACTAATAGTTAAACGCTTAGCCGAAACCGAAGCTCTTTTTCAAGAAACACTTAAGCTGCGCACACGAATGCAAGCGGCAGTTAAGCAGTGGCAAAGTTCTCCCGATGGCGCAACTAGCGCTGATATATGTAGTTTAATAGAGTCATTTGTTGACCCCATTAGCACTGAAAAAAATAACCCGGAGGCGTAA
- a CDS encoding heavy metal translocating P-type ATPase, translating to MSNNINSSSQNFIIEGANCGSCVAKIEKALKTVSGAQRVEMNFAQRTVQVEGQADEAALIAAVENIGYKAKPMSNDSEQDALDEKAKADDAHYKKLMRNMILALGVGAPLMLYGLIFDMNVITTTQRIAWFIVGLATLAVMAVAGKQFYNGAWQAFKNHAANMDTLIALGTGTAWLYSMVVVITPNLLPEVARHVYFEASAMIIGLISLGLALEVKARGRTSEAIKRLIGLQPKTARVIRDGQERDIDISDVVKNDQVRVRPGEKISVDGEVLEGSSSVDESMLTGEPMPVTKQIGDTVVAGSINKTGTLLFKATHIGSETTLANIINMVKRAQNSKPSIGRLADVISGIFVPTVMIIAILAGLAWLNFGPEPAIAYAVVAVTTVLIIACPCALGLATPMSVMVGIGKAAESGILIRNGEALQVTSKITTMILDKTGTITQGSPTVTDVITFNNSDENTVMQHVASLESSSEHPLAEAIISYAKALNLTLSKVTDFDALTGKGVIGTLDGQTLLFGNKALMDKYHVAIDDAYEQAQTLASEAKTPMYFAVNQQLQAIIAVADPIKADSAAAIKRLQNKGIHLVMLTGDNQATAQAVAKKVGIKDFIAEVLPDDKVNEVIKRQAKGEIVGMTGDGINDAPALAQADVGFAIGTGTDIAIESGDITLMRGSLHGLADAIAVSSATILNIKQNLFGAFIYNVAGIPIAAGLLYPFFGLLLNPVVAGAAMALSSLTVVSNANRLRFFKPAKS from the coding sequence ATGAGTAATAATATTAACAGCAGCTCACAAAACTTTATTATTGAAGGGGCTAATTGTGGCAGCTGCGTAGCAAAAATAGAAAAAGCGCTAAAAACAGTATCGGGTGCACAGCGAGTAGAAATGAACTTTGCACAACGCACCGTACAAGTGGAAGGGCAAGCGGATGAAGCGGCGCTTATTGCAGCGGTAGAAAACATTGGCTATAAAGCAAAGCCCATGAGTAATGACTCAGAGCAAGATGCGCTCGATGAAAAAGCCAAAGCCGATGACGCGCATTATAAAAAATTAATGCGCAATATGATATTAGCGTTAGGCGTAGGTGCACCATTAATGCTTTATGGGCTTATTTTCGATATGAACGTAATAACCACGACTCAACGTATAGCTTGGTTTATTGTGGGTTTAGCCACGTTGGCAGTGATGGCCGTAGCCGGTAAGCAATTTTACAATGGCGCATGGCAAGCATTTAAAAACCATGCCGCCAATATGGATACGCTTATAGCGCTGGGAACCGGTACTGCTTGGTTATATTCTATGGTAGTCGTTATTACCCCTAACCTACTACCAGAGGTGGCAAGGCATGTGTACTTTGAAGCCTCAGCAATGATCATTGGTTTAATAAGCTTAGGCCTAGCATTAGAAGTAAAAGCACGCGGGCGCACCTCTGAGGCTATAAAGCGTTTAATAGGGCTGCAACCAAAAACAGCACGTGTTATTCGCGACGGGCAAGAGCGCGATATTGATATTAGCGACGTAGTAAAAAATGATCAGGTACGAGTGCGCCCGGGCGAAAAAATATCAGTAGATGGCGAAGTGCTTGAAGGCAGTAGTAGTGTTGACGAATCAATGCTAACGGGTGAACCTATGCCGGTTACTAAACAAATAGGCGATACGGTAGTCGCTGGTAGTATTAATAAAACCGGAACATTATTATTCAAAGCGACCCATATAGGCAGCGAAACAACACTCGCCAATATTATTAATATGGTAAAGCGGGCACAAAACTCAAAGCCGTCAATTGGTCGTTTAGCAGATGTTATTTCGGGTATTTTTGTTCCCACGGTAATGATAATAGCAATACTTGCTGGGCTTGCCTGGTTAAACTTTGGCCCTGAGCCAGCAATTGCTTATGCGGTAGTTGCTGTCACTACAGTGCTTATTATTGCTTGTCCGTGTGCGCTTGGTTTAGCAACGCCAATGTCGGTAATGGTGGGCATAGGTAAAGCTGCTGAGTCGGGAATACTGATCCGCAACGGTGAGGCACTACAAGTAACTTCTAAAATTACCACCATGATTTTAGATAAAACTGGCACCATTACCCAAGGATCGCCAACGGTAACCGATGTTATTACCTTTAATAACAGCGATGAAAACACAGTAATGCAGCACGTTGCTAGCCTAGAGAGTAGTTCAGAGCATCCATTAGCCGAGGCCATAATAAGTTATGCTAAAGCGCTAAACTTAACGCTGAGTAAAGTAACTGACTTTGATGCACTTACCGGTAAAGGAGTAATAGGGACACTTGATGGACAAACGCTGTTGTTTGGTAATAAGGCCTTAATGGATAAATACCATGTTGCAATTGACGATGCGTACGAGCAGGCACAAACATTGGCAAGTGAAGCAAAAACCCCAATGTATTTTGCAGTTAATCAACAGCTACAGGCTATTATTGCTGTAGCAGATCCTATTAAAGCAGACTCAGCTGCAGCAATTAAGCGGTTGCAAAATAAAGGCATTCACTTAGTCATGCTCACAGGTGATAACCAAGCAACAGCGCAAGCAGTTGCTAAAAAAGTAGGAATAAAGGACTTTATTGCAGAAGTACTCCCTGACGACAAAGTAAATGAAGTTATAAAACGCCAAGCAAAGGGCGAAATAGTGGGTATGACGGGCGATGGCATTAACGATGCACCGGCACTAGCACAAGCCGATGTTGGCTTTGCGATTGGCACAGGCACTGATATAGCCATAGAAAGTGGCGACATAACCCTAATGCGCGGATCGTTACACGGCCTTGCAGATGCAATTGCAGTAAGTAGCGCGACCATTTTAAATATTAAGCAAAATCTATTTGGTGCCTTTATTTATAATGTGGCGGGTATTCCAATTGCTGCTGGGTTGTTATATCCATTTTTTGGATTATTGCTTAACCCAGTAGTAGCAGGGGCTGCTATGGCACTATCATCGCTAACGGTTGTTAGTAACGCCAATAGATTACGCTTTTTTAAACCAGCAAAATCATAA
- a CDS encoding cupredoxin domain-containing protein yields the protein MLMINILGALLIIAIVYWFWLFKPKQVQSNDNKVVIVVDNGIYQPAQIKVVAGKELTLNFDRQDSAPCSETVIFPQLDISKTLVMGDANTLKIPELKVGEYDFHCQMQMYKGKLIVQ from the coding sequence ATGTTGATGATTAATATATTAGGCGCATTACTCATAATTGCGATTGTGTACTGGTTTTGGCTTTTTAAGCCAAAGCAAGTGCAAAGTAACGACAATAAGGTAGTTATAGTGGTTGATAACGGTATATACCAGCCGGCGCAAATTAAAGTTGTTGCAGGTAAAGAGTTAACACTTAACTTCGATCGCCAAGATAGTGCACCATGTAGCGAAACAGTCATATTTCCACAGCTTGATATAAGTAAAACCCTCGTAATGGGCGATGCTAATACCTTAAAAATACCCGAGCTTAAAGTAGGTGAGTACGACTTTCACTGCCAAATGCAAATGTATAAAGGTAAGCTAATAGTGCAGTAA
- a CDS encoding TIGR02450 family Trp-rich protein: MNKLNPKKLLNSKWTAVPAINKEKHFIIIEVEYDEDSNVIACVTEAIISKSQYPISWRDLKNAQNWLQGWK; encoded by the coding sequence ATGAATAAACTAAACCCTAAAAAGCTACTTAATAGTAAGTGGACTGCAGTACCTGCAATCAATAAAGAAAAACACTTTATTATTATAGAGGTTGAGTACGATGAGGATAGCAACGTGATTGCGTGCGTTACTGAGGCAATAATTTCAAAAAGCCAATACCCAATTAGTTGGCGAGATTTAAAAAACGCACAAAATTGGTTACAAGGCTGGAAATAA